A portion of the Musa acuminata AAA Group cultivar baxijiao chromosome BXJ1-1, Cavendish_Baxijiao_AAA, whole genome shotgun sequence genome contains these proteins:
- the LOC103978901 gene encoding uncharacterized protein LOC103978901, whose product MGFLFRVRLASFFAGAAAASLAGFCLLYKDYMLAHDAIAQQAKGVYEDFDERFESLNKRVTALENQKKSETTKPAEIFD is encoded by the exons atgggGTTCCTCTTCCGAGTGAGGTTGGCGTCCTTCTTTGCGGGCGCCGCCGCGGCGTCCCTTGCCGGCTTCTGTCTCCTTTACAAGGATTACATGCTCGCCCACGACGCCATCGCCCAACAG GCTAAAGGTGTTTATGAAGATTTTGATGAACGATTTGAATCTCTTAACAAGCGTGTCACGGCATTGGAAAATCAGAAGAAATCGGAGACCACAAAACCTGCAGAGATTTTTGACTAG